From Aliamphritea hakodatensis:
GACGCAGAGCTACGTCAAATGGCTCGTTTTCTTTAACTTTAACTGCTGGCATATTAAATACCTTACCTTCCTTAAAAAATTTAATCTGATGTGGCCGAGTTTAGACTCAGCTGGCCAATAAGGGCGAACATTCTATTCTGATGCAATGGCACTGTAAAGGCTAAATGCGATGAAATCTTCTCTAAATTGAAGCATAATGGCGCCGCTTTTTATGCCGCTTGGGCAAAGTCCGCGGCATCTTACAGTAAAGTCCGGATAAGAGCAGGCTGAATTTGATTTTTTTGGCCTGAAAAGCATTTTTTAGTCATTTTTTAACCTGTGGAAGCCAGCATGCGTGTATTGGGTATTGAAACTTCATGTGATGAAACCGGCGTAGCGATCTACGACACCGATAAAGGTTTATTGGGTGATGCTTTATACAGCCAGGTGGCAATGCATGCTGAATATGGCGGTGTTGTGCCTGAACTGGCCTCCCGGGACCATGTGCGCAAACTGTTACCGCTGGTTCGCGAAACTTTGCAGCAGGCAGGCACGACGCCTGAGCAACTGGATGCAGTCGCTTACACCGCAGGCCCGGGGCTGATTGGGGCGCTGATGGTCGGTGCCGCAACCGGCCGGGCGATGGCACTGGGCTGGGGGATTCCTGCGCTGGGTGTACATCATATGGAAGGACACCTGCTGGCGCCTATGCTGGAGGAGACGCCGCCGGCGTTTCCGTTTGTGGCGTTGCTGGTTTCCGGCGGCCACACCCAGTTAGTCCGGGTAGACGCTATCGGTGAGTACAGTTTACTCGGTGAGTCACTGGATGATGCCGCCGGTGAAGCCTTTGATAAGGCTGCCAAGATGTTGGGGCTGGCGTATCCGGGCGGGCCGGAAGTTGCCCGTATGGCTGAGCTGGGCGACCGTAGCCGGTTTCGTTTTCCCCGGCCGATGACCGATCGTCCCGGTCTGGATATGAGTTTCAGCGGGTTAAAAACCTTTACGTTGAATACCAGCAACAAACTGCGGGTAGATGGAGAGCTGGCAGAGCAGGATCAGTATGATATTGCCGCGGCCTTTGAAGAAGCCGTAGTAGAAACCCTGGCAATCAAATGCCGCCGGGCCCTTCAGCAGACAGGCTTTAAGCAGTTGGTGATTGCCGGTGGAGTAAGTGCTAACCAGCGTTTACGCCGTAAGCTGGGTGATATGGTAGCCAAAGAAAAGGCTGAGCTTTTCTATGCTCGCCCCCGTTTCTGTACCGATAATGGTGCGATGATTGCCTTTGCCGGCGCGCAACGCCTACTGGCTGGCCAGCAAAGTGACCTGACCATCCTGGCTCAGCCACGCTGGCCGCTGGACACTCTGCCGGGTATCTGAGTTCTCAGGCTTTTTTCAGTAACTGGCTGATATTCTGATGATGACTGGCAAACAGGATGCAGGATATCAGCAGGCTGAGCAGTAGCCACTGAGGGGCAAGCAGCCAGGCAAACAGGGGAGTGAGCAGCGCCATGCCCAGCGCCGCCAGTGCGGATACTTTTAACAGTCCGATCAGTGCGAGCCAGCAGACTGCCTGTGCCAGCCCCAGGTGCCAGTCTAATGCCAGGCAGGCACCCACTGTCGTGGCAACACCCTTGCCGCCGCGGAACCGCAGGAAGACTGACCATATATGACCGCCCAGTACGGCGAGTACTGCCAGCGCCATCCAGACACTTGTTACAGCATTCGCGGATAACAGATATTGCGCCACCCCGATAGCGATCAGGCCTTTAAGCAAGTCGCCGGCCAGCGTCATCACTGCTGCTGCTTTGTTGCCAACTCTCAGTACATTGGTGGCGCCGGGATTACCTGAGCCTTTCTGGCGGGGATCGCTGATTTGCATGCAATGACAGACGATAACTGCAGTGGGGACAGAACCCAGCAGATAAGCGGCCAGCAAGATTGCAATATTGGTAGCGATATCAGGGCTGTTCATGGTCAGAACCGGTATTCATATGTTGTCCTATATACCGTGAATTGTGGAAAGATACAAACAGCTTGCCGGGATTTAGCGCATTATTCCGGATGCGGACGGTTTGGTATTTTCCGGTTTAGTATCAATGATGCGGGGCGGAAATAAGCAAGCTTCTGACCGCCAGACGTAATACACTGCCCGTATAACAGTATTGACATCCTGATGCCCTGTGTTGACTATCAGGTCATCCGGATATGCACTGCATTGACACATATTTTTTTAATTTGATTTATCAACAGGTTACAAAATTGTAATGGATATTGTTTATATTAAAGGTCTGGAGATTGAAACCATTATCGGTATTTACGACTGGGAACGGGAGATCCGCCAGCGTGTGGTACTGGATATTGAGATGGGGACCGATATCCTGTCAGCGGCTTCCAGCGAAGATGTGGATAACACGCTTAACTACAAAACTATCTCTGAACGGTTAATCGATTTTATTGCCAACAGTGAGTTTCAGTTGATCGAAACCATGGCTGAGGAAGTGACCAGGATTCTTGCCAACGAGTTTGGCGTGCGCTGGGTGCGTTTGCAGCTGGGTAAACCGGGGGCAGTACCGGCGGCTCAGGATGTGGGTATCATTATTGAGCGGGGAGAACGTTTTTAATGGCAAAAGTATTCGTCAGTATCGGCAGCAATCAGGATCGTGAGCACAATATTAGCGGCGGTCTGGATGCTTTGCAGGCAACATTCAGTGAGTTGCGCTTGTCGCCGGTCTATGAAAGTGATGCTGTCGGTTTTGACGGTGCACCCTTTTATAATCTGGTGGCTGAGTTCACGACTGACCTTGAACTGGCGGCGCTGAATGCGACGCTGAAAGACATTGAAGATCAGCATGGCCGTTGCCGCAAGAGTGACAGCCTGGGCAGGACGCTGGATATTGATATCCTTACTTATGATAATCTCATCGGTGATTTTAACGGTGTTCAGTTGCCCCGTGCCGAAGTGCTGGTGAACAGCTTTGTATTGCGGCCTTTGGCAGAACTGTCGCCAAAATCACGTCATCCTGAGTCCGGTGAAACCTATCAGGACTTATGGCGGGACGCTGATAAGGACAGGCAGCCGTTAGCGGCGGTGGACTTTATCTGGCAGGAAAAACAGCTTTCAGCGGTTTAAAAAATCAGTTAATTCGGCTTAGGGAGTGGCGTTATGGATCTGACAACCATTATCAGCATTGTTGTTGCAGTGATTGTTATTGGCTATCTGATTGCAGTGTTTAACAGTCTGGTCAGCCTGCGTAACCGGCATCAGAATGCGTTTTCGCAAATAGATGTGCAGTTAAAGCGCCGCTATGACCTGATACCAAATCTGGTGGAAACGGCTAAGGGGTATCTCAAGCACGAGCGTGAAACGCTGGAAGCGGTTATCAGTGCCCGGAATCAGGCCCGGGCAGGGCTGGACAGTGCTATGGCCAGTGCTCAGAGCGCCGGCTCACTGCAACAGCTGGGCATGGCTGAGTCCGGTTTACAGGCTGCGCTGGGACGCTTTAATCTGGTGGTTGAAGATTACCCAGAGCTGAAAGCCGACGGTCAGATGCAGCAGTTAAGCGAAGAGCTTACGTCGACCGAGAACCGCGTTGCGTTTGCCCGTCAGGGATTTAACGATGCGGTGACCGATTACAACGAATATAAACAGAGTTTTCCACCGGTGATTCTGGCAGGCCTGTTTGGTCATAAAGCCGATGCCAGTTTGCTGGAAATGGCCGACCGGGAACAGATCCAGAAAGCACCTGAAGTCAGCTTCTGACGCTAAAGCCGGATGAACTTCTATGAAGCACAGGCGCTGGCCGGTAAGCGAAGTTACTGGCTGGTCGCACTGTTCCTCGGCATTACCTTCCTGATTATCGGGCTGACCACTTTATTTGTGGTGACCTGGCTGTGGTTTGATGACGGCGGTTATTACAATCAGCAGGCAGAACTGCTTGAGTATTTTACCGTGCAGCGGTTTGCCTGGGTTGCGGTTGCGGTTTGCAGTGGCCTGATCATTACCGCCTGGCTGAAGTGGCACGAAGTCTGTCGTGGGGGCGCAGCCATTGCCGAATCGATGGGGGCCACCCAGGTATTACCCGTCACCCGCTATGCCGAGCAACGGCGCTTGCTGAATGTTACCGAAGAAATGTCTATTGCGGCGGGTATTCCGGTACCTCCGGTGTATCTGTTGACCCAGGAAGCCGGGATCAATGCATTTGCTGCCGGTCTGCGGCCTTCTGATGCTGTCGTGTGTGTCAGCCAGGGAGCATTGGATCACCTCAGCAGAGATGAGTTGCAGGGGGTGGTGGCGCATGAAATCAGCCATATCTTTAACGGTGATATGCGCCTGAATATGCGTTTGCTGGTGTTGCTGCACGGGTTGATGTGGATCGGTGAGATTGGCCGTGAGCTGCTTTACAGCCGGACATCTGTCCGGGCGAAACCCTTTGGTTTGGGCTTGTTTGCCATCGGCTGGACAGGCATTGCCGGCGCCAGAGTCATTAAAGCCGCTGTGGGGCGACAACGGGAGTTTCTGGCGGATGCAGCAGCGGTACGGTTAACCCGTAACCCGGCGGGTATTGCCGGTGCCCTGAAGGCGATTGGCAGTATAAAGAGCAGCAGCCGGGTCGAGAATCACCGCTGTCATGAAGCCAGTCATCTGTTTTTTGCCAATATTAATGGTGCGGCGATGAGTTTGCTGGCGACGCATCCGCCGTTGCGGCAACGTATTCAGGCAATTGAACCGAACTGGGATGGCTGTTTTTCTGAAGATCGCTGGCAGCAGGCCAGAGAGCAGGTTAAAGAGCATGATGGTGACCGCAAACAGCAGGTGCTGGGGGCGGTGACCACCATGATACTCAGCAGTGCGGTGCTGGATGTGGCCGGGGTTTCGGATTTGGATCTGGTGTCTGAAACCGAATTGCCG
This genomic window contains:
- the tsaD gene encoding tRNA (adenosine(37)-N6)-threonylcarbamoyltransferase complex transferase subunit TsaD, yielding MRVLGIETSCDETGVAIYDTDKGLLGDALYSQVAMHAEYGGVVPELASRDHVRKLLPLVRETLQQAGTTPEQLDAVAYTAGPGLIGALMVGAATGRAMALGWGIPALGVHHMEGHLLAPMLEETPPAFPFVALLVSGGHTQLVRVDAIGEYSLLGESLDDAAGEAFDKAAKMLGLAYPGGPEVARMAELGDRSRFRFPRPMTDRPGLDMSFSGLKTFTLNTSNKLRVDGELAEQDQYDIAAAFEEAVVETLAIKCRRALQQTGFKQLVIAGGVSANQRLRRKLGDMVAKEKAELFYARPRFCTDNGAMIAFAGAQRLLAGQQSDLTILAQPRWPLDTLPGI
- the plsY gene encoding glycerol-3-phosphate 1-O-acyltransferase PlsY — its product is MNSPDIATNIAILLAAYLLGSVPTAVIVCHCMQISDPRQKGSGNPGATNVLRVGNKAAAVMTLAGDLLKGLIAIGVAQYLLSANAVTSVWMALAVLAVLGGHIWSVFLRFRGGKGVATTVGACLALDWHLGLAQAVCWLALIGLLKVSALAALGMALLTPLFAWLLAPQWLLLSLLISCILFASHHQNISQLLKKA
- the folB gene encoding dihydroneopterin aldolase, with the translated sequence MDIVYIKGLEIETIIGIYDWEREIRQRVVLDIEMGTDILSAASSEDVDNTLNYKTISERLIDFIANSEFQLIETMAEEVTRILANEFGVRWVRLQLGKPGAVPAAQDVGIIIERGERF
- the folK gene encoding 2-amino-4-hydroxy-6-hydroxymethyldihydropteridine diphosphokinase, with the translated sequence MAKVFVSIGSNQDREHNISGGLDALQATFSELRLSPVYESDAVGFDGAPFYNLVAEFTTDLELAALNATLKDIEDQHGRCRKSDSLGRTLDIDILTYDNLIGDFNGVQLPRAEVLVNSFVLRPLAELSPKSRHPESGETYQDLWRDADKDRQPLAAVDFIWQEKQLSAV
- a CDS encoding LemA family protein: MDLTTIISIVVAVIVIGYLIAVFNSLVSLRNRHQNAFSQIDVQLKRRYDLIPNLVETAKGYLKHERETLEAVISARNQARAGLDSAMASAQSAGSLQQLGMAESGLQAALGRFNLVVEDYPELKADGQMQQLSEELTSTENRVAFARQGFNDAVTDYNEYKQSFPPVILAGLFGHKADASLLEMADREQIQKAPEVSF
- a CDS encoding M48 family metallopeptidase — its product is MNFYEAQALAGKRSYWLVALFLGITFLIIGLTTLFVVTWLWFDDGGYYNQQAELLEYFTVQRFAWVAVAVCSGLIITAWLKWHEVCRGGAAIAESMGATQVLPVTRYAEQRRLLNVTEEMSIAAGIPVPPVYLLTQEAGINAFAAGLRPSDAVVCVSQGALDHLSRDELQGVVAHEISHIFNGDMRLNMRLLVLLHGLMWIGEIGRELLYSRTSVRAKPFGLGLFAIGWTGIAGARVIKAAVGRQREFLADAAAVRLTRNPAGIAGALKAIGSIKSSSRVENHRCHEASHLFFANINGAAMSLLATHPPLRQRIQAIEPNWDGCFSEDRWQQAREQVKEHDGDRKQQVLGAVTTMILSSAVLDVAGVSDLDLVSETELPDTLADIAHDAFAARAILPVLLLAPDISLREQQMYLLSEFDPALAEQAETLTEMLKDVSRGAYLPWVLMAMPALKLQSAEQYRGYKRVLMKLIRADKQIDLFEWCLYQLTGHYCDGHYGIRRRARMLEQSEDDQAGAFERVASMLVWHGRQSDSSGADLERHFNLAANTAGFYNIELLPQQPSAETELKAFSEAVFILAAAGPLLKSRYLKGLVRCARQDGKVSVVERELLTAVAAVMECPLIGLEDDWPVRR